A genomic window from Sphingobacterium spiritivorum includes:
- a CDS encoding MATE family efflux transporter has translation MLGRIKSYKPYYLSTFLLAGPVVVSQLGHTLVQTADTVIVGHFAGKIPLAAVSLVHSVFMVVLVIGLGIAYGLTPLIAQENGRSNKEECARLLSNSFWLNALSGALLFCFVYFGSMYAVEHLDQDPRVVKEAKPYLFLLSLSIFPLMIFNTFKQFAEGLGFTKQAMNITIWGNVFNILLAIILVKGMFGFKPMGIKGVGIATLIDRILMMIVMALYVLKSSIFRSYIRHFRLTYLDKSKLWNILKIGAPVAMQYVFEIGAFAGAALIAGKISADAQASHQVAITLAAMTYMMASGIASAATIKTGNSFGNKNYFRLQRFAVSSYHLVLIFMSVAAIIFAVFNKYLPYLITDDITVVAIASQLLIIAGLFQLFDGTQVVGLGVLRGMGDVNVPTFITFIAYWVVGLPVGYVLGVVLDWGVKGVWYGLTLGLLTSSLLLYARYRAVIGRHMATYTIR, from the coding sequence ATGTTGGGTAGGATAAAATCGTATAAGCCGTACTATTTGAGTACATTTTTATTAGCCGGTCCGGTCGTTGTTTCCCAATTGGGACATACCCTGGTACAGACGGCAGATACTGTTATTGTCGGGCATTTTGCAGGTAAAATACCGTTGGCTGCTGTTTCCCTTGTACACAGCGTATTTATGGTTGTACTGGTCATCGGTCTGGGAATAGCATATGGATTGACTCCTTTGATTGCGCAGGAAAACGGACGCTCCAACAAGGAGGAATGTGCAAGACTATTGTCTAACAGTTTTTGGCTGAATGCACTTTCAGGAGCATTATTGTTCTGCTTTGTTTATTTCGGATCTATGTATGCTGTAGAGCATCTGGATCAGGATCCGCGTGTGGTAAAAGAAGCAAAGCCTTACTTGTTTTTATTGAGTTTGTCTATCTTCCCGCTGATGATCTTCAATACCTTTAAACAATTTGCAGAAGGACTGGGATTTACCAAGCAAGCTATGAATATTACCATCTGGGGAAATGTATTTAATATCCTTCTGGCTATTATTCTGGTGAAGGGAATGTTTGGTTTCAAACCTATGGGCATCAAAGGAGTGGGTATTGCTACATTAATAGACCGTATCCTCATGATGATTGTAATGGCTCTGTATGTATTGAAATCTTCTATTTTCAGATCGTATATCAGGCATTTCAGGCTTACTTATCTGGATAAAAGTAAGCTTTGGAACATTCTTAAGATCGGAGCTCCTGTAGCGATGCAATACGTCTTTGAAATCGGAGCCTTTGCCGGTGCTGCGCTGATCGCCGGGAAGATAAGTGCAGATGCGCAGGCTTCACATCAGGTGGCTATTACTCTGGCTGCTATGACGTATATGATGGCCAGCGGTATAGCATCTGCGGCCACTATCAAGACGGGTAATAGCTTTGGAAATAAGAATTATTTCAGATTACAACGTTTTGCCGTATCATCCTATCATCTGGTATTGATCTTTATGTCTGTAGCTGCGATTATATTTGCTGTTTTCAATAAGTATCTTCCATACCTTATTACTGATGACATAACTGTGGTGGCTATTGCTTCTCAGTTACTTATCATTGCCGGATTATTTCAGCTGTTTGACGGTACACAAGTAGTAGGTTTGGGTGTTCTGAGAGGTATGGGTGACGTGAATGTTCCGACCTTTATTACGTTTATCGCGTATTGGGTTGTCGGATTACCTGTTGGATATGTATTAGGAGTGGTATTGGATTGGGGAGTAAAAGGTGTTTGGTATGGATTGACATTAGGCTTACTGACATCCTCATTACTCCTATATGCACGTTACAGAGCTGTAATAGGCAGACATATGGCAACGTATACTATCCGGTAA
- a CDS encoding Sec-independent protein translocase subunit TatA/TatB, with protein MTLAFLNIGTQEMILIVIVLLLLFGGKKLPELARGLGKGIREFKDASEGIKREISDQINNFDKDVEEKKIAETPAEPVTQQTETVQTASTDSPDQEKKLPQFSAPEGTYQHEPGRQPDYDPNANHYNYGYNDHFASNQQAEVPSEEQPHAAASPQPSSENKPEQKEA; from the coding sequence ATGACACTAGCATTTTTAAACATTGGCACCCAGGAAATGATTCTTATCGTAATCGTTTTATTGTTGCTTTTTGGTGGTAAAAAACTTCCTGAATTAGCTCGTGGGTTAGGAAAAGGGATTCGTGAATTTAAAGATGCATCCGAAGGCATCAAACGTGAAATATCGGATCAGATCAATAATTTTGATAAGGATGTAGAAGAGAAGAAAATTGCTGAAACTCCTGCAGAACCTGTTACACAACAAACCGAAACAGTGCAAACAGCTTCCACAGATTCTCCTGATCAGGAAAAAAAACTTCCTCAGTTTTCAGCTCCGGAAGGCACCTATCAGCATGAGCCGGGTCGTCAGCCTGACTATGATCCGAATGCAAACCATTACAACTACGGTTACAATGATCACTTTGCAAGTAATCAACAGGCAGAAGTTCCTTCTGAAGAGCAGCCACATGCGGCCGCTTCTCCACAACCGTCTTCAGAAAATAAACCGGAACAGAAAGAAGCTTAA
- a CDS encoding Tex family protein gives MSHQMVISNELSISDRQVRTTIELLDEGATVPFIARYRKEMTGSLDEVQITTIRDRIQQLRELEKRKEAVLKSITEQGKLTPELEQQILAAETMANLEDIYLPYKPKRKTRASIAREKGLQPLADQILLQDGKDFETLAVSLIDEEKGVQSVEDALAGARDIIAETIAEDANVRARSRKIFLEKGQFVSKVVPGKEEAAQKYKDYFEWSESLKDAPSHRVLAMRRGEKEELLYLDIEVAEEEVVPAIDTLYIKAANPAATQVRMALLDSYKRLLKPSMETEVRVLTRQRADEEAIKVFADNVRQLLLAAPLGQKRLLAIDPGFRTGCKTVVLDEQGTLLENTAIFPHTGAGAAAEAAKTVGHLVKKYDIQAIAIGNGTAGRETEEFVRKLNIQDITLVMVNESGASIYSASETAREEFPDHDVTVRGAVSIGRRLMDPLAELVKIDPKSIGVGQYQHDVDQNKLQTALDDTVISCVNAVGVELNTASKQILAYVSGLGPSLAQQIVNYRVANGAFKSRKELKKVPRLGDKAFEQAAGFLRIRNAENPLDASAVHPERYSVVEKMAKDLGKNVSDLLTNEELRKSIPLKAYVSEEVGLPTLQDILSELAKPGLDPREQFEAFSFTDGINTISDLRIGMKLPGIVTNITNFGAFVDIGVHQDGLVHLSQLANRFVSDPHEVVKVQQQVMVTVTEVDEKRNRIGLSMKTEEKSAPRPKKREQAGQHKQRQQPETDMATKLAALASKFK, from the coding sequence ATGTCACACCAAATGGTTATTTCTAACGAACTGTCTATTAGTGACAGACAGGTTCGTACTACTATTGAATTATTAGATGAGGGTGCTACAGTACCGTTTATTGCCCGCTACCGTAAAGAGATGACCGGAAGTCTCGATGAAGTGCAGATCACAACCATCCGTGACAGGATCCAGCAATTAAGAGAACTGGAAAAACGTAAGGAAGCGGTTCTTAAATCTATAACCGAACAGGGAAAATTAACTCCGGAACTGGAACAACAAATATTAGCAGCAGAGACGATGGCAAATCTGGAAGACATTTACCTTCCATACAAACCAAAACGTAAGACCCGCGCAAGTATAGCTCGTGAAAAAGGTCTTCAGCCTCTTGCTGATCAGATTCTGTTGCAGGACGGCAAAGATTTCGAAACACTGGCAGTTTCCCTTATTGATGAAGAAAAAGGTGTGCAGAGTGTAGAAGATGCGCTGGCAGGTGCACGGGATATTATTGCGGAAACCATCGCTGAAGACGCTAATGTACGTGCCCGCTCACGAAAAATATTTTTAGAAAAGGGACAGTTTGTATCCAAAGTCGTTCCGGGGAAAGAAGAGGCTGCTCAAAAATATAAAGATTATTTCGAATGGTCAGAGTCTCTGAAAGATGCTCCTTCTCACCGTGTACTGGCCATGAGACGCGGAGAGAAAGAAGAACTGTTGTATCTGGATATTGAAGTGGCCGAAGAAGAAGTCGTACCGGCTATCGATACACTTTATATTAAAGCAGCCAATCCTGCCGCTACGCAGGTACGTATGGCTTTATTAGACAGTTACAAGCGACTGTTAAAACCTTCCATGGAAACTGAAGTACGTGTACTGACCAGACAGAGAGCGGATGAGGAGGCTATTAAAGTATTTGCAGATAATGTACGTCAGCTTTTATTAGCAGCGCCACTAGGGCAAAAACGCCTGTTGGCTATTGACCCTGGATTCCGTACAGGTTGTAAAACAGTTGTATTGGATGAGCAAGGTACTTTGCTGGAAAATACAGCTATATTTCCGCATACAGGAGCAGGTGCTGCAGCAGAAGCAGCAAAAACAGTCGGGCATCTGGTCAAAAAATATGATATTCAGGCTATCGCTATAGGAAACGGAACTGCAGGTCGTGAGACAGAAGAATTTGTACGTAAGCTCAACATTCAGGACATCACGCTGGTTATGGTGAATGAAAGTGGAGCTTCTATTTATTCAGCATCTGAAACTGCCCGCGAAGAGTTCCCTGACCATGATGTCACAGTGCGTGGAGCAGTATCCATTGGTCGGCGTCTGATGGATCCTCTGGCAGAATTAGTCAAAATCGATCCCAAATCCATTGGTGTAGGACAATACCAGCATGATGTAGATCAGAATAAACTGCAGACCGCATTAGACGACACCGTTATCAGTTGTGTAAATGCTGTAGGTGTGGAGCTAAACACAGCCTCTAAACAAATACTGGCTTATGTATCCGGATTAGGTCCCTCTCTTGCACAACAGATCGTCAATTACAGAGTCGCAAATGGTGCTTTTAAATCCAGAAAAGAATTGAAAAAAGTACCTCGTCTGGGAGATAAAGCATTCGAACAGGCCGCAGGATTTCTCCGGATCCGTAATGCTGAAAATCCACTGGATGCATCAGCTGTACATCCTGAGCGCTACAGCGTAGTGGAAAAGATGGCCAAAGATCTGGGTAAGAATGTATCCGATTTATTAACAAATGAGGAGTTACGTAAATCCATTCCTTTGAAAGCATATGTATCTGAAGAAGTCGGATTACCAACACTACAGGACATCTTATCAGAGTTGGCTAAACCCGGATTGGATCCGCGTGAACAGTTTGAAGCATTTTCATTTACGGATGGCATCAACACTATTTCTGATCTTCGTATAGGAATGAAGTTGCCGGGTATTGTAACCAATATTACCAACTTCGGGGCTTTCGTAGATATCGGCGTTCACCAGGATGGATTAGTCCATCTGAGCCAGCTTGCAAACAGATTTGTGTCTGACCCGCATGAAGTTGTAAAAGTACAACAGCAGGTGATGGTAACGGTCACAGAGGTAGATGAAAAAAGGAACCGCATCGGCCTGTCTATGAAGACGGAAGAAAAATCTGCTCCAAGACCTAAGAAACGGGAACAAGCCGGACAACATAAACAACGCCAGCAACCGGAAACGGATATGGCAACCAAACTTGCCGCTCTTGCAAGTAAATTCAAATAA
- a CDS encoding GLPGLI family protein, with translation MKIVKIFLFISIALSARSGFAQYTMFPKTGTITFDKTVYLQNMLKKQLYAKAEGMTKNWYDQISNKLPGNVVLKNTLKFNNDETLFEYVKTDISEIASSFMENHAIKGDGTVYTNLKTKEYKRYQDFFGDNLVIKDSVLRIKWKITDEYRDIAGFECRRANGLTQDSLYVIGYYTNEIPVSGGPESISGLPGMILGLVVPYDHVSYFASKVEFSNTVPFDLSVFDKKKNKVMPRKEVETRFRQMVETFLPKDLVTYLIDYFLL, from the coding sequence ATGAAAATAGTTAAGATTTTTCTTTTTATAAGTATTGCTTTATCTGCGCGCTCCGGTTTTGCACAATATACAATGTTCCCCAAGACAGGAACGATTACATTCGATAAGACTGTTTACCTTCAAAATATGCTTAAAAAGCAATTGTATGCCAAGGCGGAAGGGATGACAAAGAACTGGTATGATCAGATCTCCAATAAATTGCCCGGCAATGTCGTTCTGAAAAATACACTGAAGTTTAACAATGATGAAACTCTTTTTGAATATGTAAAGACGGATATAAGTGAAATCGCCAGCTCATTTATGGAAAATCACGCCATCAAGGGAGACGGTACGGTCTATACAAATCTGAAGACGAAGGAATATAAGCGCTACCAGGATTTTTTTGGTGATAATCTGGTTATCAAAGATTCTGTACTTCGTATTAAGTGGAAGATTACGGATGAGTATCGCGATATTGCAGGATTTGAATGCCGGCGTGCAAATGGATTGACGCAGGATTCGCTGTATGTGATTGGTTATTATACAAATGAGATTCCCGTAAGCGGGGGACCTGAATCCATAAGCGGACTTCCGGGAATGATTTTAGGTTTAGTTGTACCTTATGATCACGTTTCTTATTTTGCCAGCAAAGTGGAGTTCTCAAATACAGTTCCATTTGACCTTTCCGTATTTGATAAAAAGAAAAATAAGGTTATGCCGCGCAAAGAGGTAGAAACAAGATTCAGACAGATGGTAGAAACCTTTTTGCCGAAAGATCTGGTGACCTACCTGATTGACTATTTCCTGTTATAA
- a CDS encoding outer membrane beta-barrel protein, whose translation MRRLLLAFSVLLIGLLFSEPVFAQKKLSGVVQDEKDKLKLENATVMLLTAQDSILVDFTRSDKDGKFTLNLPDTGAYLVISSYPKYGDFYSPVDARNNYANFNIALSTKAQLLEEAIVIGRIPIVVKGDTTEYDAGSFKVEKNAKVEDLLKVLPGISVDASGKITAQGKTVEKVLVDGEEFFGNDPKLVTRNIRSDMVDKVQVYDKKSEEAERTGVDDGQKVKTINVKLKEDKKNGLFGKALAGGGTDDYYMGQLMLNKFKGSQKIAAYGLVGNNATTSLSWQDTEKYGENDNVSYSDDGSTFYSTNGGDDFSGEGVIGIPKAINSGIMFSDKTKNGKHKLNLSYKYGKIENEGNEETISQNNLPDQIQNTNAIRQIAADKDRQKLNLKYDLQFDSLTLLTITGNASRDNIWGETRNNSQTFNGNMDTLNTSESLDINDRKVEAINARALFTRKFMKKGRSLSMALSINNNESNGDGYLFSDTKIYKDNVLANSIIFDQRKDNRQKSTTKGGNISYTEPLTKELNLTLNYGLQRNDNKSLLNSFNRSSAEDPYNILDSMYSNDYAFDRLSNSYRVSLNLNNEKIWANLTNNLNNDRLHQQNNYTNSELTRSFLTYNPSLSMSYRFTKSSNLYFNYSGRNQLPSLNQIQPLRSNQDALNQYIGNENLKPAFSNSFNLNYNSSKMLTGSYMYIGTYINFTNNALIQNVETLDGGRNNFKWANLDDHTNQSISAWGGYSFKLSKKLNIDNGPRLYINGSKTFNSVNSELNKIDNMSYSIGYNISKNTTKGFDFDINLSPSYQKMSSSLQPDQNNDGFIFNSNGGMSYYFPAKVKLYVNYTYTYQAPTEALKEKFDQFLVHPGVSKKFLKNESLMLDFTVNDLLNQNTGFSRSNSNTFFIQRRSDTIRRYYMLKVSWDFTKMFVN comes from the coding sequence ATGAGGCGACTATTACTCGCATTTTCGGTTCTCCTGATTGGACTTCTGTTCTCTGAACCTGTATTTGCCCAGAAAAAACTTTCGGGTGTTGTACAGGATGAAAAGGATAAGTTAAAACTGGAGAATGCTACTGTAATGCTATTGACAGCACAAGATTCTATTTTAGTAGACTTTACCCGTTCGGACAAGGATGGCAAATTCACATTAAACCTACCTGATACGGGCGCTTACCTGGTGATATCCAGTTATCCAAAATACGGTGACTTTTACAGTCCCGTGGATGCCAGGAATAACTATGCAAATTTTAACATTGCGCTAAGTACGAAAGCACAACTATTGGAAGAGGCAATTGTAATCGGACGAATCCCTATTGTAGTAAAGGGGGATACGACAGAATACGATGCGGGGAGCTTTAAGGTAGAAAAAAATGCTAAGGTAGAGGATTTGTTAAAAGTGTTGCCGGGAATATCTGTCGATGCTTCCGGGAAAATTACAGCTCAGGGTAAAACAGTAGAGAAGGTTCTGGTTGATGGAGAAGAATTTTTTGGAAATGATCCGAAACTTGTAACGCGTAATATCCGATCCGATATGGTTGATAAAGTGCAGGTGTATGATAAGAAGTCTGAAGAAGCCGAACGTACAGGTGTTGATGACGGACAGAAAGTGAAAACTATCAATGTCAAGCTGAAAGAAGATAAGAAGAACGGACTATTCGGGAAAGCGCTGGCAGGAGGTGGCACAGATGACTACTATATGGGTCAGCTGATGTTGAATAAGTTCAAAGGGTCGCAGAAAATTGCAGCATATGGATTAGTCGGGAATAATGCAACTACTTCTTTATCCTGGCAGGATACGGAGAAGTACGGCGAAAATGATAATGTTTCCTATTCGGATGACGGAAGTACATTCTACAGTACTAATGGGGGAGATGATTTTTCGGGAGAAGGTGTCATCGGTATACCAAAAGCTATCAACTCCGGGATTATGTTTTCGGACAAAACAAAGAATGGGAAGCATAAGCTGAATCTAAGTTATAAGTATGGTAAGATTGAAAATGAAGGTAATGAAGAAACGATCTCTCAGAACAATTTACCAGATCAGATACAAAATACAAATGCCATTCGGCAGATAGCGGCAGACAAGGACAGGCAGAAGCTTAATCTGAAATATGATCTTCAGTTTGACTCTTTAACATTGCTGACAATCACCGGAAATGCTTCCCGTGATAATATCTGGGGTGAAACCAGAAATAATTCACAGACCTTTAACGGGAACATGGATACTCTGAATACCAGTGAGTCACTGGATATAAATGACAGGAAAGTAGAAGCTATTAATGCAAGAGCCCTTTTCACCCGAAAATTTATGAAAAAGGGACGTTCTTTATCTATGGCATTAAGTATCAATAACAATGAATCCAATGGTGATGGCTACTTGTTCTCCGATACCAAGATCTACAAGGATAATGTGCTTGCCAACAGCATTATTTTTGATCAGCGAAAGGATAACAGACAGAAATCTACTACAAAGGGAGGAAATATCTCTTATACCGAGCCATTGACAAAAGAGCTGAATCTGACTCTGAATTATGGGTTGCAGCGTAATGATAATAAGTCATTGCTCAATTCCTTTAATAGGTCATCTGCTGAAGATCCTTACAATATTCTGGATTCGATGTACAGTAATGATTATGCTTTTGACCGGTTGAGTAACAGTTATCGTGTGTCCCTGAATCTGAATAATGAGAAGATATGGGCGAACCTGACGAATAATCTGAATAATGACCGTCTGCATCAGCAAAATAACTATACAAACTCGGAGTTGACACGGTCATTTCTGACGTACAACCCGTCATTATCGATGTCCTACAGGTTTACAAAAAGCTCTAATCTATATTTTAATTACAGCGGACGTAATCAGTTGCCTTCTTTAAACCAGATTCAGCCGTTGAGAAGCAATCAGGACGCCCTTAATCAATATATAGGTAATGAAAACTTAAAGCCTGCATTCTCAAACAGCTTTAATCTGAATTATAATTCATCTAAAATGCTGACCGGTTCTTATATGTATATCGGTACCTATATCAATTTTACTAATAATGCCCTTATTCAGAATGTGGAAACACTGGATGGTGGTAGAAATAACTTTAAATGGGCCAACCTGGACGATCATACCAACCAATCAATTAGTGCATGGGGAGGTTATTCTTTCAAACTTAGCAAGAAACTGAATATTGACAATGGCCCGAGACTATATATCAACGGATCCAAAACCTTTAACTCAGTCAACAGTGAGCTGAATAAGATTGATAATATGAGCTATTCAATAGGCTATAATATCTCTAAGAACACAACAAAGGGATTTGATTTTGATATCAATTTGTCTCCTTCTTACCAAAAGATGTCTTCGAGTTTACAACCTGATCAGAACAATGATGGTTTTATCTTTAATTCTAACGGGGGAATGTCGTATTACTTTCCTGCGAAGGTTAAGTTGTATGTAAATTATACCTACACATATCAGGCTCCGACAGAGGCATTAAAAGAGAAGTTTGATCAATTTCTGGTACATCCGGGGGTCAGCAAGAAATTCCTGAAAAATGAATCACTGATGCTTGATTTTACAGTTAATGATTTACTTAATCAGAATACAGGATTTAGCAGATCTAATTCTAATACATTTTTTATACAACGCAGATCAGATACCATTCGCAGGTATTATATGCTGAAAGTATCCTGGGATTTCACTAAAATGTTTGTTAATTAA
- a CDS encoding RagB/SusD family nutrient uptake outer membrane protein, with translation MKNIFYPIIALLLTTWSCKNVLDIDDLNSLDESKVWSDSNLVKAYVTNLYPLFGNWSSGADNNSEQLIGIAFPLDAVTVNNTAYKAWDYTTIRRINTAIQKVKENTTLSANFKNSIISQALFMRAYMYFNMVKYHGGVPYITVPQDLEKDDLETPRNTTKECFEFIIKDLDEAIALLPPTIPKGSADYGRIDGNFAVAFKAKVLLYKASPQFNPANPFDNAYWADAHVANKAAYDRLKANGYSLTTDYANIALQEKGPEVVFAVINAYPNKVAAWDNGVRPGSESRGAAGAVPSWDFVKAFPMKDGRLFSDPAGKYYKSDAAFLQSYWENRDPRFDKSIVWNGKLYEVSGKAGKRQYTSVGIAADLDNFGINPKANTPSENLNRYSGFFILKNSKLSLKQTEVETQYDVDYVLMRFAEVMMNYAETANETGDFNTALDILKQIRMRAGIEAGADGSYGIVATNRIQMRDAILAERNIEFCFEGHRFWDLRRSGKLSVLNNTTKYGVEAIAINSNGTEMDLEAAAALAKTYQLRENQFKYSVLQVPNTGNKVNLVPDKYYFFPIAQSVIDKNPKIIQNKDWGGSFDPTIQ, from the coding sequence ATGAAAAATATATTTTATCCCATTATAGCATTGTTGCTGACCACCTGGTCGTGTAAGAATGTTTTAGATATTGACGATTTAAATTCTCTTGATGAGAGTAAAGTCTGGAGCGATTCGAATCTGGTAAAAGCATACGTCACCAACCTGTATCCTTTATTTGGCAACTGGAGCTCAGGAGCGGATAATAATTCCGAGCAGTTGATCGGGATAGCTTTTCCTTTAGATGCGGTAACGGTGAATAATACTGCGTATAAAGCCTGGGATTATACCACTATACGACGAATCAATACGGCTATCCAAAAGGTAAAAGAGAATACCACCTTATCTGCAAACTTTAAGAATTCAATTATTAGCCAGGCTTTGTTTATGCGAGCCTATATGTACTTCAATATGGTGAAGTATCATGGTGGAGTTCCTTATATTACCGTTCCGCAGGATCTGGAAAAGGACGATCTGGAGACGCCGAGAAATACAACAAAAGAATGTTTTGAATTTATCATTAAAGATCTGGATGAAGCCATTGCGCTATTACCTCCGACCATTCCGAAGGGTTCTGCTGATTATGGTAGGATAGATGGCAATTTTGCTGTAGCGTTTAAAGCAAAAGTCTTGTTGTATAAAGCTTCTCCACAGTTCAATCCTGCTAATCCGTTTGATAATGCCTATTGGGCCGATGCACATGTGGCGAATAAGGCTGCTTATGACCGGCTTAAAGCGAATGGCTATAGTCTGACCACAGATTACGCTAATATTGCATTACAGGAAAAAGGTCCGGAAGTAGTATTTGCAGTGATAAATGCTTATCCGAATAAAGTGGCCGCCTGGGACAATGGAGTGCGACCCGGTTCAGAGAGTAGGGGTGCAGCAGGAGCAGTTCCTTCCTGGGATTTTGTAAAGGCTTTTCCTATGAAGGATGGCCGGCTGTTTTCCGATCCGGCTGGAAAATATTATAAGTCTGACGCCGCATTTTTACAGTCATACTGGGAAAACCGGGATCCAAGATTTGATAAGTCTATCGTATGGAATGGAAAGCTGTATGAGGTATCAGGAAAAGCAGGCAAACGGCAATATACTTCGGTGGGTATAGCGGCTGATCTGGATAATTTTGGTATAAATCCCAAAGCCAATACACCATCTGAAAATTTAAACCGGTACAGCGGATTTTTCATCCTGAAGAATTCTAAGCTATCGCTTAAACAGACAGAAGTGGAAACTCAATATGATGTCGATTATGTATTGATGCGATTCGCCGAGGTGATGATGAATTATGCGGAGACCGCAAATGAAACCGGAGATTTTAATACGGCTTTGGATATTCTGAAACAAATCCGGATGCGGGCTGGTATAGAGGCCGGAGCAGATGGTAGCTATGGTATTGTGGCCACAAACCGTATACAGATGCGGGATGCGATATTGGCCGAGCGCAATATAGAGTTTTGCTTTGAAGGACATCGTTTTTGGGATTTGAGACGGTCAGGAAAACTGAGTGTACTGAACAATACGACTAAATACGGAGTGGAAGCAATAGCCATCAACAGCAATGGTACTGAAATGGATCTGGAAGCAGCTGCGGCATTGGCAAAGACCTATCAATTGAGAGAAAATCAATTTAAATATAGCGTATTACAGGTTCCAAATACAGGAAATAAGGTGAATCTGGTGCCTGATAAATACTACTTCTTTCCGATAGCACAATCAGTTATTGATAAAAATCCAAAAATAATCCAGAATAAAGATTGGGGCGGTTCTTTTGATCCGACCATACAGTAA